Proteins encoded within one genomic window of Rubripirellula tenax:
- a CDS encoding riboflavin synthase, with product MFTGLVETLGTLVNVVDQSPGKRFTVDAGLVAQDATMGASICINGCCLTVVGVEATKLDFEAGEETLSRTNLGELVIGSHVNLERSLAVGDRMGGHYVSGHIDAVGRLIERKDDPPWANLRFSIPKHLASQVASKGSIAIDGISLTVVDVADDSFSVALIPHTLSVTTLGGRKVGDRVNLETDLLAKYVQRALSQNTDLS from the coding sequence ATGTTCACCGGACTCGTCGAAACTCTCGGCACCCTCGTCAACGTCGTCGATCAATCCCCGGGCAAGCGTTTTACCGTTGATGCCGGGTTAGTGGCCCAGGATGCGACCATGGGGGCCAGCATCTGTATCAATGGGTGTTGCTTGACGGTTGTGGGTGTCGAAGCAACGAAACTGGATTTCGAAGCCGGCGAAGAAACGTTGTCGCGGACGAACTTGGGCGAATTGGTCATCGGCAGCCACGTCAATTTGGAACGCTCACTCGCGGTCGGCGATCGGATGGGCGGACATTACGTTTCCGGCCACATCGATGCCGTCGGACGATTGATCGAGCGAAAAGATGATCCGCCGTGGGCCAACCTGCGGTTCAGCATCCCGAAACACTTGGCGTCCCAAGTCGCATCCAAGGGCAGCATTGCGATCGACGGCATCAGCTTGACGGTGGTCGACGTCGCGGACGATTCGTTTTCCGTCGCCTTGATTCCTCACACTTTGTCCGTCACCACACTGGGCGGCCGGAAAGTTGGCGACCGAGTGAATCTGGAAACCGATCTGTTGGCCAAATACGTCCAGCGAGCGTTATCGCAAAACACAGATCTTTCCTAA
- the eno gene encoding phosphopyruvate hydratase: MTLIEAIHARQILDSRGNPTIECEVLLSDGSHGRAAVPSGASTGMHEAWELRDGDKSVYMGKGVLTAVDNVNEKIAEALEGMDATDQAGIDAAMIQMDGTPNKKNLGANAILAVSLATAHAAASCTGQPLYRYLGGAGARMLPAPMMNIINGGEHADNNVDVQEFMVMPLGFERFSDALRCGTEIFHNLKKVLTDKGYNTAVGDEGGFAPDLKSNQEALDVIMTAIDKAGYKAGEQVWIALDAASTEFYDKDSKTYSIDGNKMSGSEMVDFLAGWCDKYPICSIEDGCDEDDWDTWKKLTDKIGKKVQLVGDDLFVTNVDRLQRGINEGIANSILIKVNQIGTLTETIDAIQLAHRNNYTSISSHRSGETEDSTIADLAVALSTGQIKTGSASRSDRMAKYNQLLRIEEMLGDTAQYGGPVFAAKL; the protein is encoded by the coding sequence ATGACTTTGATCGAAGCCATCCACGCCCGCCAAATCCTCGACAGCCGCGGAAACCCGACGATCGAATGCGAAGTTTTGCTTTCCGACGGATCTCACGGTCGCGCCGCCGTACCTAGCGGAGCCAGCACCGGGATGCACGAAGCGTGGGAACTCCGCGACGGTGACAAGTCCGTCTACATGGGCAAGGGCGTTCTGACGGCCGTCGACAACGTCAACGAAAAGATCGCCGAAGCACTCGAGGGCATGGACGCGACCGACCAAGCCGGCATCGACGCGGCGATGATCCAAATGGACGGCACCCCGAACAAAAAGAACCTGGGCGCCAACGCGATCCTGGCCGTTTCGCTGGCCACCGCCCACGCCGCTGCGTCCTGCACCGGACAACCACTTTACCGCTACCTCGGCGGCGCCGGTGCTCGCATGTTGCCCGCACCGATGATGAACATCATCAACGGTGGCGAACACGCCGACAACAACGTCGACGTGCAAGAGTTCATGGTGATGCCTTTGGGCTTCGAACGATTCAGCGACGCACTTCGCTGTGGCACCGAAATCTTTCATAACCTGAAGAAAGTTCTGACCGACAAGGGCTACAACACCGCGGTCGGCGACGAAGGCGGTTTCGCACCTGATTTGAAGAGCAACCAAGAAGCTCTCGACGTCATCATGACGGCGATCGACAAGGCAGGTTACAAGGCCGGCGAACAAGTCTGGATCGCACTCGACGCGGCTTCGACCGAATTTTACGACAAAGATTCAAAGACCTACTCGATCGACGGCAACAAGATGTCGGGCAGCGAGATGGTCGATTTCTTGGCCGGTTGGTGCGACAAGTATCCGATCTGCAGCATCGAAGACGGTTGCGACGAAGACGACTGGGACACCTGGAAGAAGTTGACCGACAAGATCGGCAAGAAGGTCCAGTTGGTCGGTGACGATTTGTTCGTCACCAATGTTGATCGCTTGCAACGCGGTATCAACGAAGGCATTGCGAACAGCATCCTGATCAAGGTCAACCAAATCGGAACGCTGACCGAAACGATCGACGCCATCCAATTGGCTCATCGCAACAACTACACGTCGATCAGCAGTCACCGCAGCGGCGAAACCGAAGACTCGACCATCGCCGACTTGGCGGTTGCCCTTTCGACCGGCCAAATCAAAACCGGTTCGGCCAGCCGAAGTGACCGCATGGCAAAGTACAACCAACTACTTCGCATCG